From Lepus europaeus isolate LE1 unplaced genomic scaffold, mLepTim1.pri SCAFFOLD_569, whole genome shotgun sequence, one genomic window encodes:
- the LOC133755578 gene encoding interleukin-21 receptor-like, giving the protein KPAPPFNVTVTFLGYYNVSWRSNYDDPTFYALRGKLQYEVQYRNRADPWARSPGRKLVSVDSRSVSLLAREFRRNSSYELQVRAGPQPGSFFRGTWSEWSDPVVFQTQAEETKGGWDPHLLLLLLVVMAPILVFLGLKIHLPWRLWKKVWVPVPSPEQFFQPLYQGHSGDFKKWVGTPFSPSSLAEGPWAPRVSSVLEVQDHEDHSLHSPTKGPGPTELPEPAGLETDGPEPGPTMASSLGSSADSQERDRPYGVVSIIDTVTVVGAEGPCTWLCTCGDDGYPALNLDVNLEAGPEPEDPPVGSATTALPCHWVSACGPGLGSSGSGLLDRVKLSFAGEEPWASSPPWQGGSPGGVSQSEAGSPPAGLDMDTFDSGFAGSDCGSPVECDFASPVDEGPPRSYLRQWVAIAPAPAGPGPQAS; this is encoded by the exons TCAAACCTGCACCCCCTTTCAACGTGACCGTGACCTTCCTGGGATACTACAACGTCTCTTGGAGATCCAATTATGACGACCCCACCTTCTACGCACTGAGGGGCAAGCTGCAGTACGAAGTGCAGTACAGGAATCGGGCCGACCCCTGGGCTCGG AGTCCGGGGAGAAAGCTGGTCTCGGTGGATTCCAGAAGCGTCTCCCTCCTGGCCCGGGAGTTCCGCAGAAACTCGAGCTACGAGCTGCAGGTGCGGGCGGGGCCCCAGCCCGGCTCCTTCTTCCGGGGGACATGGAGCGAGTGGAGCGACCCTGTCGTCTTTCAGACCCAGGCAGAAG AGACTAAGGGAGGCTGGgaccctcacctgctgcttctcctcctgGTTGTCATGGCCCCCATCCTTGTCTTCTTGGGCCTGAAGATCCATCTGCCTTGGAG gcTGTGGAAGAAAGTGTGGGTGCCAGTGCCCAGCCCGGAGCAGTTTTTCCAGCCCCTGTACCAAGGCCACAGTGGAGACTTCAAG aaATGGGTGGGCACACCCTTCAGTCCCTCCAGCCTGGCTGAGGGACCCTGGGCCCCAAGGGTGAGCTCGGTCCTGGAGGTGCAGGACCACGAAGACCACTCCCTGCACAGTCCCACCAAGGGCCCGGGACCTACGGAGCTGCCCGAGCCAGCAGGGCTGGAGACAGACGGGCCTGAGCCGGGTCCCACCATGGCCAGCAGCCTGGGCAGCTCGGCTGACAGCCAGGAGAGGGACCGGCCGTACGGCGTGGTGTCCATCATAGACACGGTGACCGTGGTGGGTGCagaggggccctgcacctggctctgcACCTGTGGGGATGATGGCTACCCAGCCCTGAACCTGGACGTCAACTTGGAGGCAGGCCCAGAGCCCGAGGACCCGCCGGTGGGCTCAGCGACCACAGCCCTCCCTTGCCACTGGGTCTCGGCCTgtgggccggggctgggcagcTCTGGGAGTGGCCTCCTCGACAGGGTCAAGCTGTCCTTTGCCGGGGAGGAGCCCTGGGCCTCCAGCCCTCCCTGGCAAGGAGGGTCACCTGGAGGTGTCTCCCAGAGCGAGGCAGGCTCACCACCCGCAGGCCTGGACATGGACACGTTCGACAGTGGCTTTGCAGGCTCGGACTGTGGCAGCCCCGTGGAGTGTGACTTTGCCAGCCCCGTGGACGAGGGGCCTCCCAGGAGCTACCTCCGCCAGTGGGTGGCCatagccccagcacctgcaggccctgggccccaggccaGCTAA